The genomic region GGAGTCACATTCTTCAGAAAGGACTCGCCGAACATTTGAGCGAATTCATCGAACGTAGAGTCCACCCATTGTCGTTCCACGAGAGTCACGGGGAGTTTCGGGGCGAGTCCAAACATAGAGGTCGATCCTTCAAAATCTTGATGGCAGACTCTTCCGCGAATGGTCGGGAGATTCCTGCGAAAATCAGAGGCACGCGATGGGAGGCGGGATGCGCACTGCACGGAGTCCGCATCATTGTGACCGCCCAGAAAAGGCGACGCGCAAATCGGTTCGCGGAAAATCCTGGCAACCTTTCTGATAGATTCCTCGAAATTGTTCGGCTATAATAACGCTGCGGATAAACTCGGAAAAGAAACGAATTTCATGAAGCTCCCCCATTACTCTATCGCCAGCGCTCCCTTGCTTTTGCTTTGCCTAACCGGGTGCGGCGGCGGCAGTAGCGACAGCGGCGGCTCTTCCATGCCCAATCCCTCTGGGCAGTATGGCCCGATACAAGTCACCGAGCAAACAGATAAGGCAAGTTACGCCGTCGGTGAACCGATTGATATCAATTTTACGTGGAAGAATACGAGTGTCACTCCTCAGCCTTACTTAGAGGGCGCCCCACCGTTCGACGTAACCGTTTATCATGGCTCCGAAAAGGTCTGGACATACTCCAACTCGGTGACTTCGTTCCCAAGTTCGGTATTGGAAGGCCAGCTACCGGCGGGCGCCGTGAAGAGTGAGAAAATTGTGTGGGACCAGAAAGATCAGACGGGCCATACTCTCTCGCCGGGAACGTATCAAGTCTATGCCGTATCGCATGTGCAATTCTCGGATGTGACGCCGACAGACGGCAGCAGCGATATGGGCGCGAAGCTCACCACGATCACCCTCGACTAACGCCCCACACCGCCTTATTTCGCGCACTGAACGGTCACCAGTTTGATGTGACCGTCGAGAAAAAGCTGGTTGAATTGATTGCGATGGGAATAGAGCCAGTCTCCGCAGCCGGTTTGCTGGATCTGTTCGTCGCTGAGCATAACTTCCTGGGAAGCATTCATTGTCATCGGCTTTCCCTGCCGATCAACCATCGTCACTCCCGCCATGCCGGCCGGATGCGTGCGCAGTCCCATCCACCATGCCGTGTCATAGCTGCTGTATCGATGATCGATCCAAAGTCCAGCGGGATACGATAGCGACAGCGTGCTTTTCCCAGCGAGCGAATCGTCCCGGCAAAACCAAACATCCTTGTCGTGTGTGTAAGGAAGCAAAGCCCCCGTCAAGCGCGCTCCGCTGGGCGGGTAGTGACGCCGCCCCGGGTCCTTCTCCTGCGTATCGTCATGAGCATAGAGAATGTTGTTGGAATATGGCGGCAGGTGTCCATCGTGATCGCCAGCATACATCGCGAACGCCGTATAGAGATGACGCATATTCGACGCACACGCAACCCGCCGCGCCTTCCCTCTGGCCTGGACAAATACCGGGATCAAGATCGCCGCCAGAATCCCCACGATCGCGATGTTGATCACATACTCCAAGACTGTTTCGCCAGCCTGATGCTTTTTGTTTCTCATTGGCATATAACGTATTAAATACACAAAGTGTTTCGCCAGTTTTACTTTTTTCTGCTCTTCCTACAGTACGCAGATTCTGTCATGATTCAATCTCATATGCACACATACTTATTGAATAATTTACGAACAATATTCCCGAATTACTCCTGCATGAGACAATGGCCGCGACAAATTCTCCGCGTTTGTATTCGTCTCGTAATCCAGCAGCACGACATTCTGAGTATTCGCCAGCGAATACAATTGCTCCAATTCTTCGTGCAATCGATTCTCTAAAACCCATTCATATGTCGGAATATAGATCTGCTTTCGAGCGTCCTCATAAGATAGCAACCGAGTTCCACAGACGCCCTCTCGATGCCCCAGCACTTTCCCAAACTTACTCACAGTACGTTTCATCCCTCTCATAGTCGTATTTTCGATCGTCTTAGTATCCACGTCCGACGTCTCGAAAACTTTCAGCCCTTGCCAAATTCCCTCCACCG from Capsulimonas corticalis harbors:
- a CDS encoding type II secretion system protein, producing the protein MRNKKHQAGETVLEYVINIAIVGILAAILIPVFVQARGKARRVACASNMRHLYTAFAMYAGDHDGHLPPYSNNILYAHDDTQEKDPGRRHYPPSGARLTGALLPYTHDKDVWFCRDDSLAGKSTLSLSYPAGLWIDHRYSSYDTAWWMGLRTHPAGMAGVTMVDRQGKPMTMNASQEVMLSDEQIQQTGCGDWLYSHRNQFNQLFLDGHIKLVTVQCAK
- a CDS encoding BsuPI-related putative proteinase inhibitor, translating into MKLPHYSIASAPLLLLCLTGCGGGSSDSGGSSMPNPSGQYGPIQVTEQTDKASYAVGEPIDINFTWKNTSVTPQPYLEGAPPFDVTVYHGSEKVWTYSNSVTSFPSSVLEGQLPAGAVKSEKIVWDQKDQTGHTLSPGTYQVYAVSHVQFSDVTPTDGSSDMGAKLTTITLD
- a CDS encoding DUF6939 family protein, which translates into the protein MPIQIASRRLSEVRLRRRFGDALILDVTSRGPEPWVRFSPFFAHGGIPIPFTPGSFGASVEGIWQGLKVFETSDVDTKTIENTTMRGMKRTVSKFGKVLGHREGVCGTRLLSYEDARKQIYIPTYEWVLENRLHEELEQLYSLANTQNVVLLDYETNTNAENLSRPLSHAGVIREYCS